One genomic window of Argonema galeatum A003/A1 includes the following:
- a CDS encoding class I SAM-dependent methyltransferase: protein MATILRDWSYQYQWLYDGISRLAAVSVGGEGRFRQLALQGLTILPDTKVLDLCCGSGQATQFLVQYSQNVTGLDASPLSLKRARLNVPSAQYTEAFAEDMPFADNSFDLVHTSVAMHEMQADRLRQILKEVYRVLKPGGVFALVDFHAPTNPLFWPPISLFLLLFETETAWNLLKTDLPGLLAEIGFREKEQILYAGGSLQTIKARK from the coding sequence GTGGCCACTATTTTAAGGGATTGGAGCTATCAATATCAGTGGTTGTACGATGGGATTTCTCGTCTTGCTGCCGTTAGCGTCGGTGGAGAGGGGCGATTCCGCCAGTTAGCTTTGCAAGGTTTGACCATCCTTCCAGATACCAAGGTACTAGACCTTTGTTGCGGTAGCGGTCAGGCAACCCAATTTCTGGTGCAATACTCCCAGAATGTGACGGGATTGGATGCCTCACCTTTATCGCTGAAGCGGGCGCGACTGAATGTTCCATCTGCTCAGTATACCGAAGCTTTTGCCGAGGATATGCCGTTTGCAGACAATTCTTTCGATCTTGTGCATACCAGTGTGGCGATGCACGAAATGCAGGCTGATCGATTGCGACAGATTCTCAAAGAGGTTTATCGGGTGCTGAAACCGGGTGGGGTGTTTGCGCTGGTGGATTTTCACGCGCCGACGAATCCGCTATTTTGGCCGCCGATATCGTTATTTTTGTTGTTGTTTGAGACGGAAACGGCATGGAACTTGCTGAAAACCGATTTGCCTGGGTTGTTGGCGGAGATTGGGTTTCGAGAAAAGGAGCAGATTTTGTATGCGGGTGGGAGTTTGCAGACGATAAAGGCAAGGAAATGA
- a CDS encoding Rpn family recombination-promoting nuclease/putative transposase yields the protein MTKSADIGSKRLISLAPDAWVKWVTQSPNITARDILTSEFQWISREGDVIVKAYSPQIGEFLVLNEIQLRYNNRMPLRMRAYAALAEERYNLPVYPVLINILQPTPGVVIARGYESQVFGLRATQEYRVINLWEVDAQTVFQQQLTSLLPFVPVLRGGSEEAVVQQAVQLLRADEQLNELENLLAFFATFVLETRLVQQIMRWDMAVLRESPWYQEIWREGEQRGLQQGLQQGLQQGLQQGILSAIEFGLELKFGSEGLQLLPEISQISDVNVLKAIQERLKTANSLEEVRQIYRVSEI from the coding sequence ATGACTAAATCAGCAGATATCGGTAGCAAACGTTTAATTAGTTTAGCACCCGATGCTTGGGTGAAATGGGTAACGCAGTCCCCCAATATAACAGCGCGAGATATTCTTACCTCTGAGTTCCAGTGGATTAGTCGGGAGGGCGATGTAATAGTAAAAGCCTACAGTCCACAAATCGGCGAGTTTTTAGTGCTGAACGAGATCCAATTGCGCTACAATAATCGGATGCCTTTACGAATGCGAGCTTATGCAGCACTGGCAGAGGAGCGATACAACTTGCCAGTCTACCCGGTACTGATTAATATTTTGCAACCAACACCGGGAGTGGTTATAGCTAGAGGCTATGAATCGCAGGTTTTCGGATTAAGAGCAACTCAGGAGTATCGCGTAATTAATCTCTGGGAAGTAGATGCCCAAACAGTTTTTCAACAACAGTTAACATCTTTGCTTCCCTTTGTACCAGTGCTGAGAGGCGGTAGTGAGGAAGCAGTAGTGCAGCAAGCAGTCCAACTTTTACGTGCTGATGAACAGTTGAATGAGTTGGAAAACCTATTAGCTTTTTTTGCTACCTTTGTATTGGAAACTCGTTTAGTCCAGCAAATTATGAGGTGGGATATGGCTGTTTTACGAGAATCGCCTTGGTATCAAGAGATTTGGAGGGAAGGAGAACAACGAGGATTGCAGCAAGGTTTACAACAAGGTTTACAACAAGGTTTACAGCAAGGAATCTTGTCAGCTATTGAATTTGGTTTGGAGCTAAAATTCGGTAGTGAGGGATTACAGCTATTGCCGGAAATATCTCAGATTTCGGATGTGAATGTATTGAAGGCAATTCAGGAAAGACTCAAGACGGCGAATAGTTTGGAAGAGGTGCGCCAAATTTATCGAGTAAGTGAAATTTGA
- a CDS encoding serine/threonine protein kinase: protein MSGKRDMVWAAGQRLQNGKYIIEKILGEGGFGITYQARHTLLQQLIVIKTPNERLKNDAEYPKYLQRFVEEGRRLEKLSEQKHPNIVRVRDLFEEGGIYCLVMDFVPGESLFNLVRRRGALPPTEAVEYLRQIGEALTVVHKARLVHRDAHPGNIMVQRDGKAILIDFGIAGEILQTVESSKHFGNLAFAPYEQMMGSRELTVDVYCLAASLYYAVTGKCPTSSLDRKLNNVGLIKPKQHADISDELNRAILKGMELEAKNRPQSMQEWLKLLEVANRTVEVSLPPKKQRTIPWGWLTGVLLAYAVLGFFSAPSAWASAFAWAWAWALALDLAWAWVWAWAWALALDLDWAWALALAWALALAWALALALALGWASAWALGWALALALGWALATVLALTLEMLFKPFSKFHTFLIVLGTSWLGLGLGWLAYQIYMIIR from the coding sequence GTGTCTGGAAAGCGCGACATGGTTTGGGCAGCAGGTCAGCGGTTGCAGAATGGTAAGTATATTATCGAGAAAATCCTGGGAGAAGGCGGTTTCGGGATTACCTATCAAGCACGACACACGCTGCTGCAACAGTTAATCGTGATTAAAACGCCCAACGAAAGGCTGAAAAATGACGCCGAATACCCGAAATATTTGCAGCGATTCGTGGAGGAAGGGCGGCGACTGGAAAAACTCTCTGAACAGAAGCATCCCAATATCGTGCGCGTCAGGGATTTGTTTGAAGAGGGGGGGATATACTGCCTGGTAATGGATTTTGTACCAGGGGAGAGTTTGTTTAATTTGGTGCGGCGGCGAGGGGCGTTACCTCCCACAGAAGCGGTGGAGTATCTGCGACAAATTGGGGAAGCTTTGACGGTGGTACATAAAGCGAGACTGGTGCATCGGGATGCTCACCCTGGCAATATTATGGTGCAGAGAGATGGTAAAGCAATTTTGATTGATTTTGGCATTGCTGGGGAAATTCTGCAAACTGTCGAAAGTTCCAAGCATTTTGGCAATCTCGCTTTTGCGCCTTACGAACAGATGATGGGAAGTCGGGAACTAACGGTTGATGTGTACTGTTTGGCAGCTTCTTTATATTATGCGGTAACTGGTAAATGTCCGACATCTTCTTTGGATCGGAAGTTGAATAATGTCGGATTGATTAAACCTAAGCAACACGCTGATATTAGCGATGAGTTAAATCGGGCAATTCTCAAGGGGATGGAGTTGGAAGCGAAAAACCGTCCTCAGTCGATGCAGGAATGGTTGAAGTTGTTGGAAGTGGCGAATCGCACTGTGGAGGTTAGTTTACCGCCGAAAAAACAAAGAACGATTCCTTGGGGTTGGCTAACAGGAGTTTTGTTAGCTTATGCAGTTTTAGGTTTCTTTTCAGCACCTTCTGCTTGGGCTTCGGCTTTTGCTTGGGCTTGGGCTTGGGCTTTGGCTTTGGATTTGGCTTGGGCTTGGGTTTGGGCTTGGGCTTGGGCTTTGGCTTTGGATTTGGATTGGGCTTGGGCTTTGGCTTTGGCTTGGGCTTTGGCTTTGGCTTGGGCTTTGGCTTTGGCTTTGGCTTTGGGTTGGGCTTCGGCTTGGGCTTTGGGTTGGGCTTTGGCTTTGGCTTTGGGTTGGGCTTTGGCTACGGTTTTGGCTTTGACTTTGGAAATGTTATTCAAGCCCTTCAGCAAGTTTCACACATTTCTAATCGTGCTTGGAACTTCTTGGTTAGGACTGGGTTTAGGATGGTTGGCGTATCAGATATATATGATAATTCGATAA
- a CDS encoding DUF29 family protein encodes MTQELIDLKTSIVEGRYTDALVIVDELEGMSKQAILRQIKSFLRVLVIHLIKNQVERRLTGSWANSIRFSIREIKDLNLKDNKTSYYIKPDEWENLLDEEIIEDAIALASEEVLNGAYSQLQLSEIVDRTQILQISQKLLALTYSHSAKKLPTFLADNLIQLPGGQDWIERQK; translated from the coding sequence ATGACTCAAGAATTGATAGATTTGAAAACCAGCATTGTAGAAGGACGTTACACAGATGCTTTAGTAATTGTAGATGAGCTAGAGGGGATGAGCAAACAGGCGATTCTGCGTCAGATTAAATCCTTCTTAAGAGTTTTGGTGATTCATTTGATTAAAAATCAAGTAGAGCGACGATTAACTGGTTCGTGGGCTAATTCAATTCGCTTTTCCATTCGAGAAATTAAAGATCTGAATCTTAAGGATAATAAAACGTCGTATTACATTAAGCCTGATGAATGGGAGAATTTGCTAGATGAGGAAATAATTGAGGATGCGATCGCTTTAGCAAGTGAAGAAGTATTGAATGGAGCATACAGCCAATTACAACTTTCAGAAATAGTCGATCGAACTCAAATACTCCAGATTTCTCAGAAATTATTAGCCTTAACATATTCCCATTCAGCCAAGAAATTACCCACCTTTTTAGCTGATAATTTAATTCAGTTACCAGGTGGGCAAGATTGGATCGAGAGACAGAAATAA
- a CDS encoding DUF29 family protein: MTQELIDLRKSIMEGRYADALLIVDELEGMSKQAILRNIQSYLRILLIHLILNQVEQRLTSSWAASIRNPLVEIKKLNLKDNKTSQHINSDEWDTWLEEEIESAIRDASSEVLDGIYNEFQLTEMVDRTQVIQNAQKLLTLTYSHSAKDLPAVVAENLTQLPGGEDWKLNRQK, translated from the coding sequence ATGACTCAAGAACTCATCGATTTAAGAAAAAGCATTATGGAAGGACGTTACGCAGATGCTTTATTAATTGTTGATGAATTAGAAGGAATGAGCAAACAGGCAATTCTGCGTAATATTCAATCCTATTTAAGGATTCTGCTAATCCACTTGATTCTTAATCAAGTTGAGCAACGATTAACCAGTTCGTGGGCTGCTTCTATTCGCAATCCACTTGTGGAAATTAAAAAACTGAATCTCAAGGATAATAAAACATCCCAGCACATCAATTCGGATGAATGGGATACTTGGCTCGAAGAGGAAATCGAGTCAGCAATTCGCGACGCGAGTTCGGAAGTGCTGGATGGGATATATAATGAGTTTCAACTTACTGAAATGGTGGATAGAACCCAGGTAATTCAGAACGCTCAAAAATTATTGACTCTGACATATTCCCATTCAGCTAAGGATTTACCCGCAGTGGTAGCTGAAAATTTAACTCAGTTACCTGGCGGGGAAGATTGGAAATTGAATCGGCAAAAATAA
- a CDS encoding DUF29 family protein, protein MTQELIDLRTSIIEGRYADALTIVDELEGMSKQAILRNIQSFLRILLIHLIKNQVEQRLTNSWANSIRNSVREIKKLNLQDNKTSYYVKIDDWESMLDDELEEAICLASEEVRDGCYSPYQLLDLVDKEQIMAIAKSLLSLTYDYSVKELSSVVNNDLTLLPGGEDWKAGRR, encoded by the coding sequence ATGACTCAAGAACTAATAGATTTAAGAACTAGCATTATCGAGGGACGTTACGCAGATGCTTTGACAATAGTTGATGAGTTAGAGGGAATGAGCAAACAGGCGATTCTGCGTAATATCCAATCTTTTTTAAGGATTCTGCTGATTCATTTGATTAAAAACCAAGTTGAACAGCGATTAACGAATTCATGGGCTAATTCAATTCGGAATTCAGTTAGAGAAATTAAGAAACTGAATTTGCAAGATAACAAAACCTCTTACTATGTTAAAATAGATGACTGGGAATCAATGCTTGACGATGAATTGGAGGAAGCAATTTGTTTAGCTAGTGAGGAAGTCAGGGATGGATGTTACAGTCCTTATCAGCTTTTGGATTTAGTTGATAAAGAACAGATTATGGCGATTGCCAAAAGTTTGTTGTCTCTCACTTACGATTACTCGGTAAAAGAGTTATCTTCAGTGGTTAATAATGATTTGACTCTGCTTCCGGGTGGGGAAGATTGGAAAGCTGGGAGGCGATGA